From Candidatus Binatia bacterium, a single genomic window includes:
- a CDS encoding PaaX family transcriptional regulator, with protein MKPRPKSVVLDLLSTLRGRSAPVRFLVAAAEIFDIDPNATRVAITRLLACGLIERDERGAYRTGAAAGPITSRLNSWRNLERRTRPWDGSWLGATPDACCCVRDTRTTSVRALEFVGMREFSSGLWVRPDNLDGGIDAARETLQALRLAPDCPVFRIVDLDDVADARARKLWDAAQVRSLYRALTADLERSAARLPRLDEKRAMAESFLIGGEAIRRIVLDPLLPDAIVPTGERDTLVKAMTAYDEIGRRCWAPFIARYGVLTTEAPMDRQLWRDAAVSELATSPGEPA; from the coding sequence ATGAAGCCGAGGCCGAAAAGCGTCGTTCTCGATCTGTTGTCCACGCTGCGCGGACGCTCGGCGCCGGTGCGCTTCCTCGTCGCCGCGGCCGAGATTTTCGACATCGACCCGAACGCAACCCGCGTCGCCATCACCCGCCTTCTCGCCTGCGGCCTGATCGAGCGCGACGAGCGAGGGGCCTACCGTACCGGCGCGGCCGCCGGCCCGATCACGTCGCGGCTGAACAGCTGGCGCAACCTCGAGCGGCGCACGCGGCCCTGGGACGGCTCGTGGCTCGGCGCCACGCCCGACGCCTGCTGCTGCGTTCGCGACACCCGCACGACGAGCGTGCGGGCCCTCGAGTTCGTCGGCATGCGCGAGTTCTCCAGCGGGCTGTGGGTTCGTCCCGACAATCTCGACGGCGGCATCGACGCCGCGCGCGAGACGCTGCAGGCGCTTCGCCTGGCGCCCGACTGCCCCGTCTTCCGCATCGTCGACCTCGACGACGTCGCCGACGCCAGGGCGCGCAAGCTCTGGGACGCGGCGCAGGTACGCAGCCTCTACCGGGCGCTGACCGCCGACCTCGAACGCAGCGCCGCACGGCTGCCGCGCCTCGACGAAAAGCGCGCGATGGCCGAGAGCTTCCTGATCGGCGGCGAGGCGATCCGGCGTATCGTGCTCGACCCGCTGCTCCCCGACGCCATCGTGCCCACCGGCGAGCGCGACACCCTGGTCAAGGCGATGACAGCCTACGACGAGATCGGCCGCCGCTGCTGGGCACCGTTCATCGCACGTTACGGAGTGCTGACGACCGAAGCGCCGATGGATCGCCAGCTCTGGCGCGACGCGGCCGTGAGCGAGCTTGCTACTTCTCCCGGAGAACCCGCATGA
- a CDS encoding N-acyl homoserine lactonase family protein, translated as MRVHALECGWLTGEMSGFIAGSPGRIKVPVPVFAIEHAGQVVLFDAGMHPEAGTDPAARLGNLAGLFDVDFGARENVAARLEDVGIDVARIDRLVLSHLHFDHAGGASLVPNARLVVQKLEWEAGAVPEIAARCGFDVRDYQLGHDVELADGTHDLFGDGRVVCIPTHGHTPGHQSLRLRLDDGREVVLCADACYLERNLDEMILPSVVFSRRTMMASLERLALFRAAGASMVYGHDPAAWPSAVSLLSGS; from the coding sequence ATGCGCGTCCACGCCCTGGAGTGCGGATGGCTGACCGGAGAGATGTCGGGGTTCATCGCCGGCAGCCCTGGCCGCATCAAGGTGCCGGTGCCGGTGTTCGCCATCGAGCACGCCGGCCAGGTCGTGCTGTTCGATGCCGGCATGCACCCCGAGGCCGGCACCGATCCCGCGGCGCGCCTCGGTAACCTGGCCGGTCTCTTCGACGTCGACTTCGGTGCGCGCGAGAACGTCGCTGCACGCCTCGAGGACGTCGGCATCGATGTCGCCAGGATCGACCGCCTCGTGCTCTCGCACCTGCACTTCGATCATGCGGGCGGCGCCTCGCTGGTGCCCAACGCCAGGCTCGTCGTGCAGAAGCTCGAATGGGAGGCCGGCGCCGTTCCCGAGATCGCCGCGCGCTGCGGTTTCGACGTGCGCGACTACCAGCTCGGCCACGACGTCGAGCTCGCCGACGGAACCCACGACCTGTTCGGCGACGGCCGCGTCGTCTGCATTCCGACGCACGGGCACACGCCCGGCCACCAGTCGCTGCGCCTTCGCCTCGACGACGGCCGCGAAGTCGTGCTGTGCGCCGACGCCTGCTACCTCGAGCGCAACCTCGACGAGATGATCCTTCCGAGCGTCGTCTTCAGCCGCCGTACGATGATGGCCTCGCTCGAGCGCCTCGCGCTCTTTCGCGCGGCCGGCGCATCGATGGTCTATGGACACGATCCGGCAGCGTGGCCGTCGGCCGTCTCGTTGCTGTCCGGTTCGTGA
- the ilvA gene encoding threonine ammonia-lyase, biosynthetic, with amino-acid sequence MMDYLERSLNAAVYDVAIETSLDPAPKLSARLGCEVLLKREDMQPIFAFKVRGAYNKMSRLAPEVLARGVVAASAGNHAQGVALAAQHLRCPAWIVMPVTTPSIKVDAVRARGAHVELVGDTYADAATYALAMAGERGLTFVHPYDDPDVIAGQGTVGLEILRQAGQRLDAIFVPIGGGGLAAGVASVVARLRPNVRVIGVEPSDADAMYRSLREGHRVVLDQVGLFADGVAVRQVGEETFRICRELLSEVVVVGNDAICAAIKDVFEDTRTVLETAGALSIAGMKAWAERESASDLRLVAVCSGANINFDRLRHIAERAEMGEQREALFAVTIPEKPGSFRAFCTLLGRRAITEFNYRYADASEAHVFVGVEIADRSERASLLSQLHRAGLPALDLSDDETSKLHIRHMVGGRAIVPDEVLYRFVFPERPGALAGFLDAVSQGCNISLFHYRNHGADYGRVLVGVQVGTGGEDGSAAFRRRLDELGFEFTEETANPAYRLFVRGDRDEENDESEES; translated from the coding sequence ATGATGGATTACCTCGAGCGCAGCCTGAATGCCGCGGTTTACGACGTCGCGATCGAGACCTCTCTCGACCCGGCGCCGAAGCTGTCGGCGCGCCTTGGGTGCGAAGTCCTGCTCAAGCGCGAGGACATGCAGCCGATCTTCGCGTTCAAGGTGCGCGGTGCCTACAACAAGATGTCGCGGCTGGCGCCCGAGGTGCTCGCACGCGGCGTCGTCGCTGCGTCGGCGGGAAACCACGCACAGGGTGTGGCGCTCGCGGCCCAGCACCTGCGCTGCCCGGCGTGGATCGTGATGCCGGTGACGACTCCGTCGATCAAGGTCGATGCGGTTCGCGCGCGCGGCGCCCACGTCGAGCTGGTCGGCGATACGTACGCCGACGCCGCGACGTATGCGCTCGCGATGGCGGGCGAGCGCGGCCTCACGTTCGTGCATCCGTACGACGACCCCGACGTGATCGCCGGGCAGGGCACCGTCGGCCTGGAGATCCTTCGCCAGGCCGGTCAGCGCCTCGATGCGATCTTCGTGCCGATCGGCGGCGGAGGGCTGGCCGCCGGAGTCGCGAGCGTCGTCGCGCGCCTGAGGCCGAACGTGCGCGTCATCGGCGTCGAGCCGAGCGATGCCGACGCGATGTATCGTTCCCTGCGCGAGGGCCACCGCGTCGTGCTCGACCAGGTGGGCCTCTTCGCCGACGGCGTCGCCGTGCGCCAGGTGGGCGAAGAGACGTTCCGCATCTGCCGCGAGCTGCTGAGCGAGGTGGTCGTCGTCGGCAACGACGCGATCTGTGCGGCGATCAAGGACGTGTTCGAGGATACGCGCACCGTGCTCGAGACTGCCGGCGCGCTTTCGATTGCCGGCATGAAGGCGTGGGCCGAACGCGAGAGCGCCAGCGATCTCCGGCTCGTCGCGGTGTGCTCGGGTGCGAACATCAATTTCGATCGCCTGCGCCACATTGCCGAGCGCGCCGAGATGGGCGAACAGCGCGAGGCGCTGTTCGCGGTGACGATCCCCGAAAAGCCCGGGAGCTTTCGCGCGTTCTGCACCTTGCTCGGGCGCCGCGCGATCACCGAGTTCAACTACCGCTACGCCGATGCGTCCGAAGCGCACGTGTTCGTCGGCGTCGAGATCGCCGACCGCAGCGAACGGGCATCGCTGCTCTCCCAGCTCCATCGCGCGGGCCTGCCGGCCCTCGACTTGAGCGACGACGAGACGAGCAAGCTGCACATCCGTCACATGGTCGGAGGCCGCGCGATCGTGCCCGACGAAGTGCTTTACCGCTTCGTGTTTCCCGAGAGGCCGGGCGCCCTGGCGGGTTTTCTCGATGCCGTCAGCCAGGGATGCAACATCTCGCTGTTCCACTATCGCAACCACGGCGCCGACTACGGCCGCGTGCTCGTCGGCGTCCAGGTGGGCACGGGCGGCGAAGACGGCAGCGCGGCGTTCCGACGGCGCCTGGATGAGCTCGGCTTCGAGTTCACCGAAGAAACCGCGAATCCTGCCTATCGTCTCTTCGTCAGAGGAGACCGCGACGAGGAAAACGATGAGAGCGAGGAGAGCTGA
- a CDS encoding DUF2461 domain-containing protein: MPKTRTATKPPSKKPAGAAPKKATRAGRARDGAAAETPSRSKGTAAAKKPAPAPGKSAPAPFEGFPKDFHAFFRELAKHNEREWFQANKDRYLGSVLAPMVSFIAAMDLPLGRVADCFVADARTNGGSMFRIYRDTRFSHDKTPYKTHAACHFRHEAGKDAHAPGFYVHLEPTRVFFGGGLWHPPGPELRKLREAIAEDPDRWIAITKAPAFRRRFGEVRGDALKRPPQGFDPDHRLVEELKRTSYFAIQEAPPAVILTKDFVRDVARCFEAMAPFMEFLTGALGLPFHRED, from the coding sequence ATGCCGAAGACCCGCACCGCGACCAAACCGCCTTCGAAGAAGCCCGCAGGTGCGGCACCAAAGAAAGCCACGCGGGCGGGCCGCGCAAGAGATGGCGCCGCGGCCGAGACTCCGTCGCGCAGCAAAGGGACGGCGGCCGCCAAGAAGCCCGCGCCCGCGCCCGGGAAATCGGCTCCGGCGCCGTTCGAAGGCTTTCCGAAGGATTTCCACGCGTTCTTCCGCGAGCTCGCCAAGCACAACGAGCGCGAGTGGTTCCAGGCCAACAAGGACCGCTACCTCGGGTCGGTGCTGGCGCCGATGGTGTCGTTCATCGCGGCGATGGACCTTCCGCTCGGGCGCGTTGCCGACTGCTTCGTCGCCGATGCCAGGACCAACGGCGGATCGATGTTCCGGATTTATCGCGACACGCGCTTCAGCCACGACAAGACTCCGTACAAGACCCACGCCGCGTGCCATTTCCGCCACGAGGCGGGAAAGGACGCGCATGCGCCGGGTTTCTACGTTCACCTCGAACCCACTCGCGTCTTTTTCGGCGGCGGCCTGTGGCACCCGCCGGGGCCCGAGCTTCGCAAGCTTCGTGAAGCCATAGCCGAAGACCCGGACCGGTGGATCGCCATCACGAAGGCGCCGGCATTTCGCCGCCGTTTCGGGGAGGTCAGGGGCGACGCCCTGAAGCGGCCGCCCCAAGGGTTCGATCCCGACCATCGGCTCGTCGAAGAGTTGAAGAGAACCAGCTACTTCGCGATCCAGGAGGCACCGCCGGCCGTCATCCTGACGAAGGATTTCGTGCGCGACGTCGCCAGGTGCTTCGAGGCGATGGCGCCGTTCATGGAGTTCCTGACCGGAGCGCTCGGGTTGCCGTTCCATCGCGAAGACTGA